In a single window of the Rattus norvegicus strain BN/NHsdMcwi chromosome 6, GRCr8, whole genome shotgun sequence genome:
- the Odc1 gene encoding ornithine decarboxylase isoform X1, with protein MGSFTKEEFDCHILDEGFTAKDILDQKINEVSSSDDKDAFYVADLGDVLKKHLRWLKALPRVTPFYAVKCNDSRAIVSTLAAIGTGFDCASKTEIQLVQGLGVPPERIIYANPCKQVSQIKYAASNGVQMMTFDSEIELMKVARAHPKAKLVLRIATDDSKAVCRLSVKFGATLKTSRLLLERAKELNIDVIGVSFHVGSGCTDPETFVQAVSDARCVFDMGTEVGFSMYLLDIGGGFPGSEDTKLKFEEITSVINPALDKYFPSDSGVRIIAEPGRYYVASAFTLAVNIIAKKTVWKEQTGSDDEDESNEQTLMYYVNDGVYGSFNCILYDHAHVKALLQKRPKPDEKYYSSSIWGPTCDGLDRIVERCSLPEMHVGDWMLFENMGAYTVAAASTFNGFQRPNIYYVMSRSMWQLMKQIQSHGFPPEVEEQDVGTLPMSCAQESGMDRHPAACASASINV; from the exons ATGGGCAGCTTTACTAAGGAAGAGTTTGACTGCCATATCCTCGATGAAGGTTTCACTGCTAAGGACATTCTGGACCAAAAAATCAATGAAGTTTCTTCCTCT GATGATAAGGATGCTTTCTATGTTGCGGACCTCGGAGACGTTCTAAAGAAGCATCTGAGGTGGCTGAAAGCTCTTCCCCGTGTTACTCCCTTCTATGCTGTCAAGTGTAATGACAGCAGAGCCATAGTGAGCACCCTGGCTGCCATTGGGACAGGATTTGATTGTGCAAGCAAG ACTGAAATACAGTTGGTGCAGGGGCTTGGGGTGCCTCCAGAGAGGATTATCTATGCAAATCCTTGTAAGCAAGTGTCTCAGATCAAGTATGCTGCCAGTAATGGAGTCCAGATGATGACTTTTGACAGTGAAATTGAGTTGATGAAAGTTGCCAGAGCACATCCAAAGGCAAA GTTGGTTTTGCGGATTGCCACTGATGATTCCAAAGCAGTTTGTCGGCTCAGTGTTAAGTTTGGTGCCACACTGAAAACCAGCAGGCTTCTCTTGGAACGGGCAAAAGAGCTAAATATTGATGTCATTGGTGTCAG cTTCCATGTGGGCAGTGGGTGTACTGACCCTGAGACCTTCGTGCAGGCAGTGTCAGATGCCCGCTGTGTCTTTGACATGGGA ACAGAAGTTGGTTTCAGCATGTATCTGCTTGACATTGGTGGTGGCTTTCCTGGGTCTGAAGACACGAAGCTTAAATTTGAGGAG ATCACCAGTGTAATCAACCCAGCTCTGGACAAGTACTTCCCATCGGACTCTGGAGTGAGAATCATAGCTGAGCCAGGCAGATACTACGTCGCATCAGCTTTCACACTTGCAGTGAATATCATTGCCAAAAAAACCGTGTGGAAGGAGCAGACCGGCTCGGACG ATGAAGATGAGTCAAACGAGCAAACTTTGATGTATTACGTGAATGATGGAGTGTATGGGTCATTTAACTGCATTCTTTATGACCATGCACATGTGAAGGCCCTGCTGCAGAAG AGACCCAAGCCAGATGAGAAGTATTACTCATCCAGCATCTGGGGACCAACATGTGATGGCCTTGATCGGATCGTCGAGCGCTGTAGCCTGCCTGAAATGCATGTGGGTGATTGGATGCTGTTTGAGAACATGGGTGCatacactgttgctgctgcttctaCTTTCAATGGGTTCCAGAGGCCAAACATCTACTACGTAATGTCACGGTCAATGTG GCAACTCATGAAGCAAATCCAGAGCCATGGCTTCCCGCCAGAAGTGGAGGAGCAGGATGTTGGCACTCTGCCCATGTCTTGTGCCCAGGAGAGCGGGATGGACCGTCACCCTGCAGCCTGTGCTTCTGCTAGTATCAATGTATAG